From the Candidatus Saccharibacteria bacterium genome, the window AGCTCTTTGGCTTCCTCGACAAGCACCGGTTTTACCGTATCTTGCGTTTTGGAGAAAACACGATCCAGTGCGGCCTCATCAAGCGGTAGTAGCTCTTGCACGGCTGGCTCAAACTCTTCACTGGCGCGCAGTGGTGAATCTGCAAGCAAAGTAATTTCTTCCTCTATGTAAGCCTTCACGCGTTTACTGATGTCATCGGCACGCAAAATTTCCTTGCGCATAGCGTAGGTCGCTTTGCGGTGGCGGTTCATGACATCGTCGTACTGCACCACATTTTTACGCTGGTCAAAGTGAAAGCCCTCAACTTTTTTCTGGGCCGCTTCAAGGCTACGGGTAATCATACGGTTTTCAATCGGCACATCTTCGTCAACCTTCAGCCGGTCGAGCACTTTGCCAATCCGTTCTGCTCCAAATATGCGCATAAGGTCGTCTTCGGTGCTCACATAAAATTGGGTTGCTCCCGGGTCGCCTTGTCGGCCGGCGCGACCACGCAGCTGGTTGTCTATGCGACGCGATTCGTGCCGTTCGCTACCAATCACAAACAATCCGCCGAGCTCCTTGACGCCCTTGCCAAGTACGATGTCAGTACCGCGACCAGCAATGTTGGTTGCGAGCGTGACGGCCCCTTTTTCGCCAGCTTTGGCCACTATTTTCGCTTCGCGTTCGTTATTTTTTGCGTTCAGAACCTGATGCGGCACACCCGCTTTGGTTAGCATGCCACCAAGTTTTTCATTCTTTTCTATAGAAACAGTACCAATAAGTACTGGCTGCCCCTTTTCGTGCAATTCCTTCACCTCACGGACGATTGCCTTAAACTTGGCGGACTCGTTCCGGTAAATACGGTCACTGCGGTCATCACGAATGATTTGGCGGTTAGACGGAATCTCGACGACATCGAGCTTGTAAATCTGATGAAACTCTTCACTTTCAGTCATGGCCGTACCAGTCATACCGGCTAGCTTATCGTAGAGACGGAAATAGTTCTGGAACGAAATGGTTGCAAGTGTCATGGACTCTTCCTGCACTTCGACGCCTTCTTTTGCCTCTATAGCCTGGTGAAGCCCCTCGTTGTACCGACGCCCCGCCAGCAAGCGACCAGTGAACTCATCGACAATGACAATCTCTCCGTCATTTGTCACCACATAGTCTTTGTCGCGCTTAAACAACGTCTGCGCTCTCAGTGCCTGCTCTAGGTGATACAGGGTGCGGATGTTATCGCTGCCGTACAGATTTTCTATACCGAGCACTTTCTCAATTTTGTCGACGCCCAGGTCGTTCAGCACCACTGTTTTCCGCTTTTCGTCAACTTCATAGTGCTTGGCGGTCAGCTGGCGTACCGTTTTTGCAAACTGCGCATAGGCATTGCCTGGCGTGACACTTGGCGCACTAATAATCAGCGGGGTCCGTGCTTCGTCTATAAGTATGGAGTCAACCTCGTCGACAATGGCAAAGTTCAGTTCACGTTGCCGAAGCTGGTCTGTCTCACGAACCATATTGTCGCGCAGGTAGTCAAAGCCAAATTCGTTGTTGGTGCCGTAGGTTATATCCGCCGCGTAGGCCTCTTGTCGCGTGCATGGTCTGAGGTGCCGAAAACGCTCATCTTCGTGCTCTTCATTGACGTACTTTGGGTCGAATAAATACGAGTGGTCGGCCTTGATTACTGCGGTCGAAAGACCGAGAAAATGATACACCTGACCCATCCAGCCGGCGTCGCGCTGCGCAAGGTAATCGTTCACCGTCACCAGGTGCGCGCCTTTGCCGCCGAGCGCGTTCAAAAACATCGGCGCAGTTGCAACAAGCGTCTTACCTTCACCGGTTTTCATTTCGCTCACATTGCCTTCGTGCAGAACCATACCACCTATAAGCTGTACGTCGTAATGACGCTGTTTGAGCGTACGCGTCGCGGCCTCACGTACCAGTGCAAATGCGTCGGGCAGTATACCGTCCAGAGATTCTTTCTTAAGCCGTGCGCGCAGCTTATCTGTCTGCTCACGGAGCTGTTTGTCGGTCATTTTTTCGTACTTCGGCGCGAGCTCATTAATAACCCGCACACGTTTCCTCAGGCGCTTGATAGTTTTGGCCTGCGGGTCACCCAGAATACGCTTTAAAACTCTATTCATAGACTTTTCTGTACCTCCACATACATCAGTAATTCGTCAAACACTATTGTACCCTGTTTTTTTTAGGGATGCGAGTGGAAAAAGGAAGTTCTATACGTCTCGCACATTTCCGTCTACAACGCGTACTGTTTCAGGCGATAGCTTTTTCTCGTTTTAGCCGCCGAATTAGGCGGTGTCGTAAACCATATTTGCTATGTTTTCCTTTGTAGTCTGCCAGTTGACGGCGAATTTCAACTACCGCTATGTCAAATGCTGCATACATGTGCGTAGTAGTTTCCTTGGCGGCCAACGTGCCATGCGGGAGCTGCAATGCTAAAGTACAGGTTTTATCCTGACCTTTTTTTGCTTCTTTGAAGTGAACAGCCAGCACCGCCGCTTCGCGAGCCTTGCGCGGAACGTATTTCTCTATATCTTTTATCTTCCCCGCGGCATATTTCTGCAATTTTGGGCTCAGGTCAAAACCCTCCGCGCTGACGGTGTGAATCATGTGACTCCTTCTTTATCTACCGTTTATATCTCAGTTCTGCCGCCCATGTACGGGCGTAACACGTTTGGTATTTCCAGTGTACCACGTTCTGTTTGGTAATGCTCTATGACAGCAATGAGCGAGCGCGCCAGAGATACGGCCGTGCCATTCAGCGTGTGCAGCACTTCCACTTTGCCATCTTTACGTCGAACGCGAATGTTTAGGTTACGCGCCTGAAAATCGGTGCAGTTACTGCAGCTCGTCAGCTCGCGGTACTTTTGGTCTACCGGCGACCAGTACTCTACATCGTATTTTTTAGCCGCTGGCGCACCCAAGTCACCTGCCGCAATGTTGATAACATGATACGGTATACCAAGCGCTTGCCACAGTTCTTCCTCTGTAGCTAGTATAAACTCGTGCATGTCCCGACTCTGCTCGGGCGTACAGAAGATGTACATTTCAAGCTTATTGAACTGGTGTACACGGAACAACCCCCGCGTATGCTTGCCGTATGTACCTGCCTCACGGCGATAGCATGGGCTATAGCCAACATATTTTAGCGGCAGTTTGTCTTCGTCGATAATTTCGTCGGCATGGTAGCCTGTAAGCGGTGCTTCAGCTGTGCCGATGAGCGTCAAATCTTCACCCTCTACATAGTATTCGTTACCACTCTCGTCGCCGCGCGGTGAGAACCCCGCACCCGTCGCCACCCGGCTGCTGACCATGTGCGGCACCGTCATATAGGTAAAGCCCTTTTTGGTTACAAAATCGAGTGCAAACTGGGTAATGGCGTTTTCAAGCAGTGCCAGGTCGCCCTTCAGGTAGTAAAACTTTGCGCCAGCCACCTTGGCACCCCGCTCAAAATCTACCCAGTCACGCGCAACAGCAAAGTCCAGGTGGTCTGCTGCGCCTTTGTTCTGCGCCCCAACCTGTTTTATTTCTACACTGTCTTCCTCGCCGCCCAGTGGGACATCATCAAATGTAGGGTTTGGCACCATTTGCATCTGGGATTGCCATTTTTCCTCTGTAACTTTCAGCTCATTTTCGAGAGTGGCAATTTCATCCTTCAGCTTTTTACCCTGCTCTATTTGCTCCTGAGAAGGCTTTTGGCCTTTCATAGAATCGGTCAGAGCATTACGTTGAGCCCGCAGCTCCTCAACCGCCGTCAGCTGTGTGCGCCGCTCTTCGTCTACCTTTAGCAAAGACTGCACGTCAACGTTTTTGTATCCTTTTTCATGCGCCTTGCGTTGCACCAGCTCGGCGTTCTCCCGTATAAATTGTATATCTAGCATAAAACTAGTATACAGAGTTACGGGTTAAGAGTTAAGAGCAGCTGGGTTCAAAAAGGCAAATCCGACTTTTCCGTCGTACGCCCGTACGAGTGCCTGGTCGAGCGTCACAAATACACTCACGCCCGCTCTGAGGGCCACTGCTACTTGAAGTGCGTCTTCAAAGTCTCTGCCCGCTTCATGCTTCCGTGCCCAAACATAATCTTCTGGCAACAGTGGAATAAGTCCAGCTGCACCCACAAAATCCGCCAGCACGCTTTCTGCTATACCCACCTTGCGGCCAAAATGCCACACATGGTGCACGGTAAGCATACTCATATACACCTTGTCCTGTCCCGACAGATAGGCAATAACCGCCTGCTGTGACACCCGTTCTTCCAGGAGTACCTCGAGAGCGATATTCGTATCAATGTACACCATATTTTTTCGCCATGTCTTGGGTATAGAGCTCCTTGTACGAAACATCCTTGGGCAAACGAGTCAAGCTCGCGGCTGATTGTTTTCGGGCTTCAGCCCCTGCAGCAAGCATGCGCTCCATCGCACTTGTTGCTTCGTAGGGTGCATCCTTAGTTTTTGAACGTTGCAGCGTTACAATCGGCTCCGAACGAGAAATAACTGTGTAGCTTCTACCCGCAGCAATATCTCGCAACACGCGGGGTAGATTGCGCCGAACCTCTTGGATTGTAATATACTGTGGACTATTCATACTTTAAAGTTACTCCAAAGTAACTTTAAAGTCAACATATGTTACATGCCTTTTTTCTGAAGAGCTAATAGCGTCAGGCTGGTGCGGGAGCGGGCGTAGGAACAGAATTCGCAAGGACCACCCATGGCCGCGGTGCCAATGGCAGGCATATCGTCGTTTTCCATGCAGGTCTTCATATCGCGCAGAGTTTGCTCTACCCAGTCGCTCTTGCCCGTGTGCGGGAACACGTGGGTTTCAAACTCGACTACGCCATCAAAGGCATCTTTGCCAGGGTTGCCGGTGGCGTACACAAAATAGCCCGTATCGCTCACCGCAAAACCATTTTGCCGAAGTAACCACTGGTAAATCTCCATCTGCCTACGGTACATATCTTGCCAGCCACCCTCTGGGCCAAGTGCTTTTACCGGCTCGGCTTTTGCGGTGGCTTTGTAGTCAACCACCATGAGTTCACCTGCTGGGTTCACCCACACATCGTCCACTGCCCCAAAGACGTGCAGGTTTGTCGGCACATGAAGGGTGGTCACCCCTGTAAAGTTATGTCGCCACGTATCAAGGTCTTTATGCGTATACGGCACAGCATCGAGACCAAACTGTTTCATGAGCGGATGTGGTTTTTTCTGCTCACGGTAGACATCGAACTCTTTTTTGAACAGCTCGTCTATGGCCTTGTTGATATTGAACGGCGGGCTGCTTGGCCGGGTAATCTTGTGGCGCACATCTAGCCAGAAACAGCGCGGACACTGCATATACAGCTCAATTTTGCTGCGGCTGACCTTATACGGCTCAGTTTGCCCTGGCTCATATGGCCGCGACCGTTCCCTCATGTATGACATGCGTGTATTGTATACCAACCACACAGTATTTTCGGATTTTTCAGCCCGATAATCGCTGAGTTAGAATACGTCTGTACCGACGAAGCATATCTGGATATGGTGAGGAGGTAGAGGCGTATTCTGGCCAGTGAGGGCGGGATGAGAAACTGAAAAATACCGTGTGGTTGGTATTTTTACTTCCGACGCAGCACGGCTAGTGTTTCGATGTGAGGAGTCCGTGGGAAAAAGTTGAAGATTTCGAAATGTGTCATTTTGTAGGCCGACTGGAGTAGCGCAAGGTCGCGTGCATGGGTGGCAGGATTGCAGCTGAGGTAGATAATTTGCGGAGGCCGTACTTCTAAACAGCGCTTGACGACATTTGCGTGCAAACCGGCCCGGGGTGGATCGAAAATAACTGGCCGCAACCCGTCGATGTACTCGAGGGCCTTTTCTGCCGATGATTCGACAACCTCAGCGAAGACCGGTGAGTCGCAAGCATTGGCGCGCGCCATTGCCGCAGTCCTGGAATCGAGTTCAACAAGTATGGCTTCCCTCTCGGCGACCGACAAACCAATACTGCCGACACCAGCGTACATATCTACCGGGTCGCCCTGGCAGTGCGCCCGAATACTTTCTAGCGCCCGCGTGTAGACCGGCTCATTCACCTGGAAAAAACTATCGACATCGTAAGAAAATGTCTGCCCGAGCAGCTTATCGCGCAGCCCGCAGTCGCCCAGTTCGTACAGCAATGTGGTTGGTACCGATGCGGGAGAACGCGGGTTTGAGTGGTACACCCGCAGCCCCTTGAGCGCACTAACAGGACTGTCCTTTGAAACTGGAGATTTCACCGCATTTGGCAATTTCAATCTGGGGAATTTACTTGGTTTTACAAAAAGTGCCGCTACTGCCTCCCCTGCTTGGTTGCAGCGCACAATCACGGTCTTCAAGTCGCCCGCCCGCAGATCGAGCCGTTGCAGCTCGCTCAGCACTGCCCGTGCCGCATCGTCTACTGCCGGCAGCGCGAGTGCGCTACCCTGCACAATTTGCTTACCATGACTGCCCCGCTGGTGGAGCGCCAGGTGCAAGCCATCATCATCACCCCAAAACGAATATTCCATTTTATTGCGGTAATGAAACTCCGAACCTACTGATACTACAGCTCTGTCATCTTGAGCGAATCCGGCACGAGCCGGAGAAGTCGAAAGGTCTCCTTTTTCCCCAGAAGATTCCAGGTTCTCATACGGAATAGCAACACCTTCGTGCGTAAAAAGCTCTTTGACTATTGCAGATTTATAGCAGTTTTCGGCCTCAAAGGTCATCATTTGCCAGGGGCTTGTGGCAAGATAATTGTCCTCATGCGGGTCTATTCTCTCTGGTGAGGCTTTTAGTATCTCCTCGGCAATCGCTTCAGCGTATGACCGCTTTTTCTTAATAATCCGCACTCGTACGGTTTCGCCAGGCAGTGCATTCCACACAAACACTTTCCGGCCGTCTGCTAATGTGCCGAGCCCCTGCCCGCCGTGCACCAGCTTTTCTATAACTACTTCATCCACCGACTTAGTACCTTCCGCAGGCCATCTACCGTGGTAACCAATCTGTTCGGCTTCAGGAGCTCCAAGCCGTGTTTGCTACTGTACCCCCATGTCACCGAGATTATTCGTAGACCCGCACCGCGTGCCGAAACCACATCAACCTTCTCGTCGCCGACACACCATAGCTTAGATGTATCCAGGCCTTCACACTTTACCACCCGGCGCATCGTACTTGCCTTGGACCAAAAATGTGCCCCACCATAAATGCCGTCGAAATACGTATCTAGGTCATGCCACTGCAAATATTTGCGAATATTTTCACTATGATTGGTGCTGACCACAAAGAGTTTGACGCGAGCTTCATAGAGGTCACGAATAAGTTCGGCTAAACCGGGATACACCCGTATACTTCGTAAATGCCGCCGGAGCATACGCCGCCCCCGCACCGCAAGCCACGCTATTTTCCATAGCGGCAACCCCATCTCGCGCGCAATCTGGTACATTGACTTGTTGCGCATGCTGTCTACCACTTCTTGGGTACGGTGCACTGGCTTTCCGTGCACATCATCGTACATGCGCAGCAGTGCCGGTAGGCTGTCTGCAATAGTTCCATCAAAATCAAAAATGACTGCTCGCATATAGTAACTATACCAGAGGAACCGAGCCTGTCAGCTCGATTATTGTGTAAGATATCGTACATTCAATAATTACTAAGTTGCGCTACAATACGGTGCATAACTAAGGAGGTCACCGTGGTAGACGTTACAGGCATAGAAAACAAACTCAATGATGTGTTTGGCAAACAAGCACCCAAGATGCCAAAGGGACTATACGATTTCTTTGTAAATTATGCCCACGTACTAACCATGATTGGCGCAATAGCCAGCCTGTTTGGGGCGTGGAGCCTATGGAACGCAACCCGCGTTACAAATGGCCTAGCAGACTTTGCGAACGAGCTGAATAAAGCCTACGGAGGACGTGAAGTTGTTTCTACGAACGAACTTACGTTTTTTGTATTGCTCGCGATGGCATTTAGCGTAGTGAGTGCACTCGTTTACTTCATGGCGTATGCACCGCTAAAAGAGCACAAAAAGACTGGGTGGAATTATCTGTTTTATGTGAGTCTTTTAAGTGTGGCGTACTCGGTTCTTATGCTCTTTGTTGATGGTCAAGGCTTTGGTTCGTTCCTATTTGGTCTTGTTTGTACAGCCATAGGTTTTTGGATTTTGTTCCAGATTCGCCCAGCGTACCTCGGCAAAGCTGCCGGTCCCGCTCATACTACACCAACAGAATAGTCCTTCAGCTCATAGAAAATGCCCGCTCAATTTATGCGGGCATTTTCATTTCACAACAACCATTTTCCACACTTTCTACTCGGCCGGATAAAAAGTGTGGCATTTTGTGATACTGAAAGCACTGTGGTGCCGCTGAAAAATCTTACTTCTCGAGTTTATGGATTTGGTCGTGGTCAAGACCGTAGTAGTGCGCAACCTCGTGCCACAAAGTGTGGCGGATGTTTTCGTACAAAGATGCTTGGTCATAGCTTTCGGCTAGGAGCGGGAATTTAAACAGCGTGATAACATCTGGCACAAGCGGCTCCCTGCCCTGGCGCTGCGGGAGCGGTACACCGCTGTACAGCCCTAACAGCGTCTGGTTGCAATGCAGTTTCAGTTCACGCCGCTGCTGCTCGGTTGGTTCGTCTGCCGTAACGATGGCGACATTTTTCACCCGGTCACGGTGTATTTTCGGCAGCGATTCAAACGCGCGGTCTATAAGTTCGTGAAACGATTCGTCCGTAATATCAAACATCTGCTTTTTTATATAGTTCCGGATAGACGGCTTTGGTGGTGGCATCGACTTCGGCGCGCAACTGCGGGAACACCACGCCTTCGCGCGCGCTCACACCTTCGAGTGACCAAAAGACACGTTCGCTCCACCCAAACCCACAAGCTGGTGGCATACCGTACTCTAGTGCCTCTACGAAGTCTATATCCATCATCTGTGCCTCAGCATCACCGGCATCACGCAAGCTTTGCTGCTCAAGAAAACGCTGGTACTGATCTATGGGGTCATTGAGCTCGCTAAAGGCTTTACACATTTCGCTTCCGCCAAACACGAGGTTAAACTGCTCGGTCAGGCGAGGGTCAGCTGGCTGCATTTTGGCTAGTGGCTGCATGAAGGTTGGCATGTCTACGAGAAACGCGGGGCCAGCAAGGGTTTTGCGGTAGTTTTTCCAGAGCTTGTCGAGACTGCGAAGGCGATTATCTTGCTTTTCTACTTCAAGCTTATGTTCGCGGAGCTTTGCCTGTATGTCTTCCATGGGTGATTCGAACACGTCTATGCCGTACCGCTCTTTGAGCACCGACACAAAGCTAATGCGCGGAAAATGCGTATCGTCTGCCCCAAAATCTACCTGCGTGCCATCGGCCAGTGTAAACTGCCGCTTGCCCCACGTGGCGTCACACACCGCCCGAATTTGCCGTTCGGTAAGTTCCATGCCCTTTTCCCAGTCGGCATACGCCCAGTACCATTCCATGGCAACGTGTTCGGGGAGGTGTTCGTCGCTGTAGTTTTCGTTTCGAAACCGAGCACCTATGTCGAACACCTTTTCGTACCCCGCTACCAGCAGTCGCTTGAGGGGTAGCTCATGCGAAATACGAAGGTAGAAATCTTGGTCAAGCGCATCCATGTGGGTCACAAATGGTGTTGCATCTGCCCCACCAGCCACGTTTTCCAGTATGGGAATGTTGATTTCTGTAAAGCCCTCGGCCTGCAGAAATTCACGAGTAGCCTGCCAAAACTTACTGCGGCGAATAAACCGCTGCCGCACATGTTCGTTCACGTTCATGTCTACGTAGCGGCGGCGCAAGCGTTCTTCTTTGTTGGTAAAGCCATCTATTTTGTTCGGCAGTGGACGTAGTGATTTGGTGAGCAAGCGTAGTTTCGTCAGCTCTACCGACTCTTCACCGGTTTGCGACCGCGCCACCACCCCGGTGGCTTCTATAAAATCGCCGCTGTCGAGTAGCGGAATGTCGCGCTGGGATAGTTCGCTGTCTGCGTAGTCAGCCTGTTTTTCATCATCACGCCGCCAAATGAGCTGTAACTCCTGTGCGCTTTGGTCTTTTATGACTATGAACGCAAGCTTCCCAAACTTACGGATAGACACAATCCGACCAGTAACAGTAACCGTCTGCCCCTCCAGCTGACTAAACTGCTCGTGCACCGCAGGAATACTGTGCGTTCGAGCCGAACGCGCCGGATAGGGGTTAACTCCCAGCTTTTTCAAATCTTCCAGCTTACGCAGCCGCTCATTCCGATAATCTTGTAGTGTCGCCATACACCTATTGTAACCGCAGAACGGAATAAAAACTATCTCGTTTTATGTTTTTAACAGATGGTTAATCCCAATATGTATATGGCTACCCGACATAACGAATTGCTCAGCAAACCTTATTTACGCTTATCTCGAAACGGTGCATTACCCTTGAATCGCATATTCTTGTCACCATGGCCGCGCGTGCTTGCACCGCCTCGCGCACCGTTAATCTTGGCTGGCTGTTTATGCTTATAGGCCGGACCGTGATTGTGTTGGTCGACCAATCTTTTAGTATTAGACCTGCGTGTCTGTTCGGGGCCGGTAGTTGGTGCGACTGGTCGAGGTTTTGACACGACCGTCGGAAATGGAACAACGGGTTCATTGCCTGGTTTCCTTCGACGCAGTATTGGGATAAGCATCGGTATAAACACAACCTTGAATGAGTCTTCGCTGCCCTCGGTCATTTCGGTGGGGGTTTCCTCTGAAACAATACGTTTTTGAACAACTGGTTTCTCAGCCTTGACCATTACCAAAACATACCGATCGTTCACAAGCCCTTCTAATGTATCCGTGTCGCCCTTGGACAACAGTTTAAGAACATCAGGATCTTTACGATTAAAGCCGACAACAAGGTCCTGGGCACTTAGGCCATTACCCTTTGCTATACCAAAAATGTCTGCATTCAACTTATCATCAATAATCTCTGTGCCACCAGTCACACGAACCTTACTTGCGGCACTTGAGCCCTTGCTCGTAAGTTCGTCTTTGAGCATAGTGGCACCTGTGGCTGCACGCGTTTCTGCCAGTTCGACGTTCTTCTTATTTGGTATGCCTAGACCAGGATTATCGCCACCATTGTTCCATGCCGTATCGTCCTCGTCAGAGGCATAGCCATGAGCTGTAATGTCAAGAATGTTCCAGCCCTGTTTTTCCAGCAACTCAACACTCCCCGCCAAACTATTGATTGCGGCACCACCATCCGTCATTTTTTTAGCATTTGGATCTTTCGAGAACTTTTCTGCCCATAACATTGCCGGCAGTGTTGTTGGTGCTGTAAGCTGCTCAGTGCCCGTAACATATTCAACCGTCACCGGAACACTGCTATCCCCAGCATGCTCATTAGACCACTTTGGTTGAAAACCAACCCCCGGCAA encodes:
- the secA gene encoding preprotein translocase subunit SecA — protein: MNRVLKRILGDPQAKTIKRLRKRVRVINELAPKYEKMTDKQLREQTDKLRARLKKESLDGILPDAFALVREAATRTLKQRHYDVQLIGGMVLHEGNVSEMKTGEGKTLVATAPMFLNALGGKGAHLVTVNDYLAQRDAGWMGQVYHFLGLSTAVIKADHSYLFDPKYVNEEHEDERFRHLRPCTRQEAYAADITYGTNNEFGFDYLRDNMVRETDQLRQRELNFAIVDEVDSILIDEARTPLIISAPSVTPGNAYAQFAKTVRQLTAKHYEVDEKRKTVVLNDLGVDKIEKVLGIENLYGSDNIRTLYHLEQALRAQTLFKRDKDYVVTNDGEIVIVDEFTGRLLAGRRYNEGLHQAIEAKEGVEVQEESMTLATISFQNYFRLYDKLAGMTGTAMTESEEFHQIYKLDVVEIPSNRQIIRDDRSDRIYRNESAKFKAIVREVKELHEKGQPVLIGTVSIEKNEKLGGMLTKAGVPHQVLNAKNNEREAKIVAKAGEKGAVTLATNIAGRGTDIVLGKGVKELGGLFVIGSERHESRRIDNQLRGRAGRQGDPGATQFYVSTEDDLMRIFGAERIGKVLDRLKVDEDVPIENRMITRSLEAAQKKVEGFHFDQRKNVVQYDDVMNRHRKATYAMRKEILRADDISKRVKAYIEEEITLLADSPLRASEEFEPAVQELLPLDEAALDRVFSKTQDTVKPVLVEEAKELYKGRETAFTPEIMRRVERDIYLQILDNLWMQHLENMDHLREGIGWMSVGQRDPLVEYRRRGQMIFEQMQYALRHDVVRAIFHAEPIEMDELDRPVETELTRAARGSISNAGQILDDEKQFDEGDFTAGKKPSQVKSTAKERAKANKRERQRKAKARKRK
- the raiA gene encoding ribosome-associated translation inhibitor RaiA; the encoded protein is MIHTVSAEGFDLSPKLQKYAAGKIKDIEKYVPRKAREAAVLAVHFKEAKKGQDKTCTLALQLPHGTLAAKETTTHMYAAFDIAVVEIRRQLADYKGKHSKYGLRHRLIRRLKREKAIA
- the serS gene encoding serine--tRNA ligase, whose product is MLDIQFIRENAELVQRKAHEKGYKNVDVQSLLKVDEERRTQLTAVEELRAQRNALTDSMKGQKPSQEQIEQGKKLKDEIATLENELKVTEEKWQSQMQMVPNPTFDDVPLGGEEDSVEIKQVGAQNKGAADHLDFAVARDWVDFERGAKVAGAKFYYLKGDLALLENAITQFALDFVTKKGFTYMTVPHMVSSRVATGAGFSPRGDESGNEYYVEGEDLTLIGTAEAPLTGYHADEIIDEDKLPLKYVGYSPCYRREAGTYGKHTRGLFRVHQFNKLEMYIFCTPEQSRDMHEFILATEEELWQALGIPYHVINIAAGDLGAPAAKKYDVEYWSPVDQKYRELTSCSNCTDFQARNLNIRVRRKDGKVEVLHTLNGTAVSLARSLIAVIEHYQTERGTLEIPNVLRPYMGGRTEI
- a CDS encoding type II toxin-antitoxin system VapC family toxin, producing MVYIDTNIALEVLLEERVSQQAVIAYLSGQDKVYMSMLTVHHVWHFGRKVGIAESVLADFVGAAGLIPLLPEDYVWARKHEAGRDFEDALQVAVALRAGVSVFVTLDQALVRAYDGKVGFAFLNPAALNS
- a CDS encoding PD-(D/E)XK nuclease family protein; protein product: MSYMRERSRPYEPGQTEPYKVSRSKIELYMQCPRCFWLDVRHKITRPSSPPFNINKAIDELFKKEFDVYREQKKPHPLMKQFGLDAVPYTHKDLDTWRHNFTGVTTLHVPTNLHVFGAVDDVWVNPAGELMVVDYKATAKAEPVKALGPEGGWQDMYRRQMEIYQWLLRQNGFAVSDTGYFVYATGNPGKDAFDGVVEFETHVFPHTGKSDWVEQTLRDMKTCMENDDMPAIGTAAMGGPCEFCSYARSRTSLTLLALQKKGM
- a CDS encoding class I SAM-dependent RNA methyltransferase — protein: MDEVVIEKLVHGGQGLGTLADGRKVFVWNALPGETVRVRIIKKKRSYAEAIAEEILKASPERIDPHEDNYLATSPWQMMTFEAENCYKSAIVKELFTHEGVAIPYENLESSGEKGDLSTSPARAGFAQDDRAVVSVGSEFHYRNKMEYSFWGDDDGLHLALHQRGSHGKQIVQGSALALPAVDDAARAVLSELQRLDLRAGDLKTVIVRCNQAGEAVAALFVKPSKFPRLKLPNAVKSPVSKDSPVSALKGLRVYHSNPRSPASVPTTLLYELGDCGLRDKLLGQTFSYDVDSFFQVNEPVYTRALESIRAHCQGDPVDMYAGVGSIGLSVAEREAILVELDSRTAAMARANACDSPVFAEVVESSAEKALEYIDGLRPVIFDPPRAGLHANVVKRCLEVRPPQIIYLSCNPATHARDLALLQSAYKMTHFEIFNFFPRTPHIETLAVLRRK
- a CDS encoding HAD hydrolase-like protein, yielding MRAVIFDFDGTIADSLPALLRMYDDVHGKPVHRTQEVVDSMRNKSMYQIAREMGLPLWKIAWLAVRGRRMLRRHLRSIRVYPGLAELIRDLYEARVKLFVVSTNHSENIRKYLQWHDLDTYFDGIYGGAHFWSKASTMRRVVKCEGLDTSKLWCVGDEKVDVVSARGAGLRIISVTWGYSSKHGLELLKPNRLVTTVDGLRKVLSRWMK
- a CDS encoding metallopeptidase family protein; this encodes MFDITDESFHELIDRAFESLPKIHRDRVKNVAIVTADEPTEQQRRELKLHCNQTLLGLYSGVPLPQRQGREPLVPDVITLFKFPLLAESYDQASLYENIRHTLWHEVAHYYGLDHDQIHKLEK
- a CDS encoding lysine--tRNA ligase — encoded protein: MATLQDYRNERLRKLEDLKKLGVNPYPARSARTHSIPAVHEQFSQLEGQTVTVTGRIVSIRKFGKLAFIVIKDQSAQELQLIWRRDDEKQADYADSELSQRDIPLLDSGDFIEATGVVARSQTGEESVELTKLRLLTKSLRPLPNKIDGFTNKEERLRRRYVDMNVNEHVRQRFIRRSKFWQATREFLQAEGFTEINIPILENVAGGADATPFVTHMDALDQDFYLRISHELPLKRLLVAGYEKVFDIGARFRNENYSDEHLPEHVAMEWYWAYADWEKGMELTERQIRAVCDATWGKRQFTLADGTQVDFGADDTHFPRISFVSVLKERYGIDVFESPMEDIQAKLREHKLEVEKQDNRLRSLDKLWKNYRKTLAGPAFLVDMPTFMQPLAKMQPADPRLTEQFNLVFGGSEMCKAFSELNDPIDQYQRFLEQQSLRDAGDAEAQMMDIDFVEALEYGMPPACGFGWSERVFWSLEGVSAREGVVFPQLRAEVDATTKAVYPELYKKADV